A genomic window from Cricetulus griseus strain 17A/GY chromosome 4, alternate assembly CriGri-PICRH-1.0, whole genome shotgun sequence includes:
- the LOC100771214 gene encoding peroxisomal membrane protein 11C isoform X4 — protein MALLNSLASSLESYRGRDRLIRTLGYCCQLVGGVLVEQCPSRSEMGRRLLVVSAQLSHCRTVLRLFDDPAMFVYTKQYGLGTEEEDIFIRLLSVLSNMADQLYYPCEHVAWAADAKVLQVDAARWWTLSTALWILSLLLGVVRSLWTALKLRQMLRSPTGAFTSQLPRSKRRAMEARMWSEVLTLLSNLADLANAVHWLPRGVLWAGHFPPWLVGLMGTISSLLSMYQAARAGGTAEADSS, from the exons ATGGCGCTGCTGAACAGTCTGGCTTCCTCGCTGGAGTCTTACAGGGGCCGGGACCGCCTG ATTCGGACACTGGGGTATTGCTGCCAGCTCGTCGGTGGTGTCCTAGTGGAACAATGTCCCAGCAGGTCTGAAATGGGAAGGCGATTGCTGGTGGTATCAGCCCAGCTCAGCCACTGCAGGACTGTCTTGCGACTCTTTGATGATCCGGCCATGTTTGTCTACACTAAGCAGTATGGCCTGGGGACAGAG GAGGAGGACATCTTCATCCGATTGTTGTCTGTCCTGAGTAACATGGCTGATCAGCTGTACTATCCATGTGAGCATGTCGCTTGGGCTGCTGATGCCAAGGTCCTCCAGGTGGACGCTGCTCGGTGGTGGACACTGAGCACTGCCCTCTGGATTCTCTCTCTACTCCTTGGAGTTGTCAG GTCCCTGTGGACGGCACTGAAGCTAAGACAGATGCTGCGGAGCCCCACAGGCGCCTTCACCAG CCAGCTGCCCAGAAGCAAGCGGAGGGCTATGGAGGCAAGGATGTGGTCAGAGGTCTTAACTCTACTCAGCAACCTGGCTGACCTGGCAAACGCTGTGCACTGGCTGCCCCGAGGTGTCCTGTGGGCTGGCCACTTCCCTCCTTGGCTGGTGGGCCTCATGGGTACCATCTCCTCCCTCCTCAGCATGTATCAGGCTGCCAGGGCTGGCGGCACGGCTGAGGCAGACAGCTCTTGA
- the LOC100771214 gene encoding peroxisomal membrane protein 11C isoform X5: MGRRLLVVSAQLSHCRTVLRLFDDPAMFVYTKQYGLGTEEEDIFIRLLSVLSNMADQLYYPCEHVAWAADAKVLQVDAARWWTLSTALWILSLLLGVVRSLWTALKLRQMLRSPTGAFTSQLPRSKRRAMEARMWSEVLTLLSNLADLANAVHWLPRGVLWAGHFPPWLVGLMGTISSLLSMYQAARAGGTAEADSS; encoded by the exons ATGGGAAGGCGATTGCTGGTGGTATCAGCCCAGCTCAGCCACTGCAGGACTGTCTTGCGACTCTTTGATGATCCGGCCATGTTTGTCTACACTAAGCAGTATGGCCTGGGGACAGAG GAGGAGGACATCTTCATCCGATTGTTGTCTGTCCTGAGTAACATGGCTGATCAGCTGTACTATCCATGTGAGCATGTCGCTTGGGCTGCTGATGCCAAGGTCCTCCAGGTGGACGCTGCTCGGTGGTGGACACTGAGCACTGCCCTCTGGATTCTCTCTCTACTCCTTGGAGTTGTCAG GTCCCTGTGGACGGCACTGAAGCTAAGACAGATGCTGCGGAGCCCCACAGGCGCCTTCACCAG CCAGCTGCCCAGAAGCAAGCGGAGGGCTATGGAGGCAAGGATGTGGTCAGAGGTCTTAACTCTACTCAGCAACCTGGCTGACCTGGCAAACGCTGTGCACTGGCTGCCCCGAGGTGTCCTGTGGGCTGGCCACTTCCCTCCTTGGCTGGTGGGCCTCATGGGTACCATCTCCTCCCTCCTCAGCATGTATCAGGCTGCCAGGGCTGGCGGCACGGCTGAGGCAGACAGCTCTTGA